The following proteins are co-located in the Polymorphospora rubra genome:
- a CDS encoding helix-turn-helix domain-containing protein, with protein MLRYLGLPLNGGSHAHLRRRIDTLGIDTAHFLGRAHNRGRRSPRRLRPDEVLVLRATDRRRAHPEVLRRALVESGVPATCQLCGIGPVWNGRPLTLHVDHVNGEFWDCRPDNLRFLCPNCHSQTPTYAGRNRRPTRGSAEDSVRYGSTRGDRPDDDTVRDIVERVARGHLTVVAAARLIGCHRNHFYRLRRRLLEAGSLTTMRGGSRPRTEAQQDRVIAHALAHPTDGPKAIARQLRTLDPTGAVSHGTVSNILRKAGLNTIAARRSRLLASAGVA; from the coding sequence GTGCTGCGATATCTCGGCCTCCCCCTCAACGGCGGTTCGCACGCACATCTACGGCGCCGGATCGACACCCTCGGAATCGACACGGCGCACTTCCTCGGCAGGGCACACAACCGAGGCCGGCGGTCACCGCGCCGGCTGCGCCCCGACGAGGTGCTGGTGCTGCGGGCCACCGACCGGCGTCGGGCTCATCCCGAGGTCCTGCGGCGGGCGCTCGTCGAATCCGGTGTGCCGGCAACCTGCCAACTGTGCGGCATCGGGCCGGTGTGGAACGGCCGCCCCCTGACCCTGCACGTCGACCACGTCAACGGCGAGTTCTGGGACTGCCGACCAGACAACCTGCGGTTCCTCTGCCCCAACTGCCACAGCCAGACACCGACGTACGCGGGCCGCAACCGTCGCCCCACCCGTGGCTCGGCCGAAGACTCGGTCCGGTACGGCAGCACCCGCGGCGACCGGCCCGACGACGACACCGTCCGGGACATCGTCGAACGGGTGGCGCGCGGTCACCTGACCGTGGTGGCCGCCGCCCGGCTGATCGGATGCCACCGCAACCACTTCTACCGGCTCCGGCGACGCCTGCTGGAAGCCGGTTCGCTGACCACCATGCGGGGCGGGTCGCGCCCGCGCACGGAGGCACAGCAGGACCGGGTGATCGCGCACGCACTGGCCCACCCGACCGACGGGCCGAAGGCGATCGCCCGCCAGCTCCGTACGCTCGATCCGACCGGCGCTGTCAGCCACGGCACGGTGTCCAACATTTTGCGCAAGGCGGGCCTCAACACCATCGCTGCCCGGCGCTCTAGACTCTTGGCGTCGGCGGGAGTGGCGTAA
- a CDS encoding GNAT family N-acetyltransferase has translation MGLRFVLDPPLTDALRDEIVDLWCTVTNTGGAVGFVGQVTPADVWSTAQVEFAAVDGGRDRLLVGYEGERLVAMLFVTDNNFVLKDHWRILKRVMVHPDRQGLGYGAALVREAERVGREMGLAALHLTVRDGAGVTEFYSRCGYKEVGRLPGALRVAAGDDRDEVLMWLPLR, from the coding sequence ATGGGCCTGCGTTTCGTACTCGATCCTCCGCTGACCGACGCACTGCGCGACGAGATCGTCGACCTGTGGTGCACGGTGACCAACACCGGTGGCGCGGTCGGGTTCGTGGGGCAGGTCACTCCCGCCGACGTGTGGTCGACGGCACAGGTCGAGTTCGCCGCTGTCGACGGAGGACGGGACCGGCTACTGGTCGGCTACGAGGGCGAGCGGCTGGTCGCCATGCTGTTCGTCACCGACAACAACTTCGTCCTCAAGGACCACTGGCGGATCCTGAAGCGGGTCATGGTGCACCCGGACCGGCAGGGCCTCGGCTACGGCGCGGCGCTGGTCCGGGAGGCGGAGCGGGTCGGTCGGGAGATGGGGCTGGCCGCGCTGCACCTGACGGTCCGGGACGGGGCCGGGGTGACGGAGTTCTACTCGCGGTGCGGCTACAAGGAGGTCGGCCGGTTGCCGGGCGCGTTGCGGGTGGCGGCCGGCGACGACCGCGACGAGGTCCTGATGTGGCTGCCGCTGCGCTGA
- a CDS encoding expansin EXLX1 family cellulose-binding protein produces the protein MTGRAVRGHRRVPRRPYVRWLAAGGLAAVAAIAGLAVLLQTGVPAACAAAPAARQGKATFYDSNGAGGNCSYVGAPANRMYVALGPTEYDGAVACGSYLDVTGPKGRVRVIVMDQCPECPTGHIDLSREAFAKIADPVQGIVPVTYRRVVDPALPGPLAFRIKDGASQWWFAVLVTNHGNPLRKVEARPPGGGWKTAVRHDYNYWIIEGGLGPGPYAIRVTDDQSRQAVAEGIRMAPEQTQQTNTNMYGAPARPTASPSRPPTPGPTSAAPTPTAEPTPTVSSTTTDGAAAGDVPEPASLAASSPITPTDCH, from the coding sequence GTGACCGGGCGAGCCGTCCGGGGACACCGGCGCGTCCCCCGGCGGCCGTACGTCCGCTGGCTCGCCGCCGGCGGACTCGCCGCCGTCGCCGCCATTGCCGGACTCGCCGTCCTCCTCCAGACCGGCGTACCCGCCGCCTGCGCCGCCGCACCCGCCGCCCGCCAGGGCAAAGCCACCTTCTACGACTCCAACGGGGCCGGCGGCAACTGCTCCTACGTCGGTGCCCCCGCCAACCGCATGTACGTCGCCCTCGGCCCGACCGAATACGACGGCGCGGTCGCCTGCGGCAGCTACCTCGACGTGACCGGCCCCAAGGGCAGGGTCCGCGTCATCGTCATGGACCAGTGCCCCGAATGCCCGACCGGCCACATCGACCTCTCCCGCGAGGCGTTCGCGAAGATCGCCGACCCGGTCCAGGGCATCGTCCCGGTCACCTACCGGCGCGTCGTCGACCCGGCGCTGCCCGGCCCGCTCGCCTTCCGCATCAAGGACGGCGCCTCCCAGTGGTGGTTCGCCGTGCTCGTCACCAACCACGGCAACCCGCTGCGCAAGGTCGAGGCCAGACCACCCGGCGGCGGCTGGAAAACCGCCGTACGCCACGACTACAACTACTGGATCATCGAAGGCGGGCTCGGCCCCGGCCCGTACGCGATCCGGGTCACCGACGACCAGAGCCGGCAGGCGGTCGCCGAAGGAATCCGGATGGCACCCGAGCAGACCCAACAGACCAACACCAACATGTACGGCGCACCGGCCCGCCCCACCGCCAGCCCGTCCCGTCCGCCGACCCCCGGGCCGACGAGCGCCGCACCCACCCCGACCGCCGAGCCCACCCCGACCGTGTCATCCACCACGACGGACGGGGCCGCCGCCGGCGACGTGCCCGAGCCGGCGTCACTCGCCGCCAGTTCCCCGATCACACCAACCGACTGCCACTGA
- a CDS encoding MOSC domain-containing protein: MRLASLHTHPVKGCHRLDHDTIHVEPWGLAGDRRWLVIDEDGVGVTQRDTAALVHIRPAPRPGGGLVLHATGRHPLDVPEPAGDPLDVQIFVNRTPVAAAPAGPAADHWLSTLIDRKVRLVWLANPADQPIGTELSRPEDRVSFADRYPMLVTNTASLDALNSLLREAGDIEGPLPMNRFRANLVVSGADPWAEDDWIGRRLRFGNVVMRAVKACARCLVTTIDQETGEKGRQPLRLLARHRNRDQKLLFGVNLIPDGTGPITVGDPVELMP, encoded by the coding sequence ATGCGGCTCGCGTCCCTGCACACCCACCCCGTCAAGGGCTGCCACCGGCTCGACCACGACACCATCCACGTCGAGCCGTGGGGGCTCGCCGGCGACCGGCGCTGGCTCGTCATCGACGAGGACGGCGTCGGCGTCACCCAGCGCGACACCGCCGCACTCGTGCACATCCGGCCCGCACCCCGCCCCGGCGGCGGACTGGTCCTGCACGCCACCGGCCGGCACCCGCTCGACGTACCCGAACCGGCCGGCGACCCGCTCGACGTACAGATCTTCGTCAACCGCACCCCGGTCGCCGCCGCACCGGCCGGCCCCGCCGCCGACCACTGGCTCAGCACCCTGATCGACCGCAAGGTACGACTCGTCTGGCTCGCCAACCCCGCCGACCAACCCATCGGCACCGAACTCAGCCGCCCCGAAGACCGGGTCAGCTTCGCCGACCGCTACCCGATGCTGGTCACCAACACCGCCTCCCTCGACGCGCTCAACAGCCTGCTGCGCGAAGCCGGCGACATCGAGGGGCCGCTGCCGATGAACCGCTTCCGCGCCAACCTCGTCGTCAGCGGCGCCGACCCCTGGGCCGAAGACGACTGGATCGGCCGCCGGCTCCGGTTCGGGAACGTCGTGATGCGCGCCGTCAAAGCCTGCGCCCGCTGCCTCGTCACCACCATCGACCAGGAGACCGGCGAAAAGGGACGACAGCCGCTGCGGCTGCTCGCCCGCCACCGCAACCGCGACCAGAAACTGCTCTTCGGCGTCAACCTCATCCCCGACGGCACCGGCCCCATAACCGTCGGCGACCCCGTCGAGTTGATGCCGTGA
- a CDS encoding class I SAM-dependent methyltransferase has product MTGTNFRRRIARTPLAPVAAFPKRLVTVARHDARVLGVSARWLFTSREHHNYTYDLTPLSRQHLAWFVSVTCDLPVTQVRSYLTEIETDDDLRRHIEQTTAKAARRGLADRQVRYARRIGWYAIVRATRPTHIVETGVDKGLGTCVLAAALLRNAAEGHPGRVTSLDINPEAGYLAQAQPWSDVADLVIGDSIASINALDRPVDLFLHDSDHSVAHERREFEAVEPKLAPDARLLTDNVTTTNVLAEHAERTGRRFLAYRETPDRHWFRGDGIGLAW; this is encoded by the coding sequence GTGACCGGTACGAACTTTCGGCGCCGTATCGCGCGCACCCCACTCGCGCCCGTCGCCGCCTTCCCCAAGCGGCTCGTTACCGTGGCCCGCCACGACGCCCGCGTCCTCGGCGTCTCCGCCCGTTGGCTCTTCACCTCCCGCGAACACCACAACTACACCTACGACCTGACCCCGCTCAGCCGGCAACACCTCGCCTGGTTCGTCAGCGTCACCTGCGACCTCCCCGTCACCCAGGTCCGGAGCTACCTCACCGAGATCGAGACCGACGACGACCTGCGCCGACACATCGAACAGACCACCGCCAAAGCCGCCCGCCGCGGCCTCGCCGACCGACAGGTCCGCTACGCCCGCCGCATCGGCTGGTACGCCATCGTCCGCGCCACCCGCCCCACGCACATCGTCGAAACCGGCGTCGACAAGGGCCTCGGCACCTGCGTACTCGCGGCCGCACTCCTACGCAACGCCGCCGAAGGGCACCCCGGCCGGGTCACCTCGCTGGACATCAACCCCGAAGCCGGCTACCTCGCCCAGGCCCAACCCTGGTCCGACGTCGCCGATCTCGTCATCGGCGACTCCATCGCCAGCATCAACGCCCTCGACCGCCCCGTCGACCTCTTCCTGCACGACAGCGACCACAGCGTCGCCCACGAACGCCGCGAATTCGAAGCCGTCGAACCCAAACTCGCCCCCGACGCCCGGCTGCTCACCGACAACGTCACCACCACCAACGTCCTCGCCGAACACGCCGAACGCACCGGCCGCCGCTTCCTCGCCTACCGCGAAACCCCCGACCGGCACTGGTTCCGCGGCGACGGAATCGGCCTCGCCTGGTAG